One bacterium genomic window carries:
- a CDS encoding hydantoinase/oxoprolinase family protein, translating into MDKSYRLGVDVGGTFTDLTLVDEHDGRVHTLKLPTTPAEPATAILQGIDAICRRGGVPVSSVRQFVHGTTLATNTIIERSGVPTGLLVTKGFRDVLEIGRLRLPSTTNFYGDKAIPLVPRKWVAEIGERLLGDGRVYAKLDPAEVRAAVQRLVGQGIQAIAVCFLHSYKNAEHERQAVALIREEFPQLFASASHEVLSQQREYERALVTVFTAYIGRRMEGYLARLQQGLRDKGLTTKFFVTRSNGGMMTADTAALSAASTLLSGPAAGVIGAAYIGKLAGFERLITLDMGGTSADVAVINREVEFSTENQVGDFPVIMTAVDISSIGAGGGSIAWVDSAQVLKVGPQSAGSEPGPACYGRGGQHPTVTDAYVTLGLIDPSRFLGGEMPLQPDLAHRALTRLGVQLELSPVSTAESILEVTTAKMYAQFSPLMARKGFDPRDFTLLAHGGAGPTHIFMLARELGVRQVIIPPSPGTLCALGGVVADIRSDFVKTVYRNTHETTADQLEGEFLELEKRAKSWFLSEVRGGELTAQHYLLRTADMRYLGQAFEINVALPSKIGDLREVLEAFHARYLAIYGYSDADATVELVNIRSTVVGVVPKPRLSWDRQSYRPGGRKGSTASREIQFDHKPWVARVFDRSDLAPDASFEGPAIVEQYDTTTFVPPGFVVTADRHGNLIGTSV; encoded by the coding sequence GTGGATAAGAGTTATCGGTTAGGCGTCGATGTGGGAGGGACGTTTACAGACTTGACCCTGGTGGACGAGCACGACGGTCGCGTACACACGCTCAAGCTGCCGACCACGCCGGCCGAGCCGGCCACTGCCATCCTCCAAGGCATCGACGCGATTTGCCGTCGTGGAGGCGTCCCGGTGTCCTCGGTCCGTCAGTTCGTTCACGGGACGACGCTCGCAACGAACACGATCATCGAGCGATCGGGCGTTCCCACGGGTCTCCTCGTGACGAAAGGATTCCGGGATGTGCTGGAGATCGGCCGCTTGCGCCTACCGAGCACAACCAACTTCTACGGCGACAAGGCGATCCCGCTGGTCCCTCGGAAATGGGTCGCCGAGATCGGTGAGCGACTGCTCGGCGACGGAAGAGTCTATGCGAAGCTCGATCCGGCCGAGGTTCGGGCCGCGGTGCAACGCCTCGTGGGCCAGGGAATCCAAGCCATCGCGGTGTGCTTCTTGCATTCCTACAAGAACGCAGAGCACGAGCGGCAAGCGGTGGCGCTCATCCGGGAGGAGTTCCCGCAACTGTTTGCGTCGGCGTCCCACGAAGTGCTGTCGCAGCAACGGGAATATGAGCGGGCGCTCGTGACGGTGTTCACCGCGTACATCGGCCGCAGGATGGAAGGGTATTTGGCCCGATTGCAGCAGGGCTTGCGCGATAAGGGGTTAACGACCAAGTTCTTCGTCACGCGGTCAAACGGCGGCATGATGACCGCCGACACCGCCGCCCTTTCGGCGGCGTCGACCCTCCTCTCCGGCCCCGCGGCCGGGGTCATTGGCGCCGCTTATATCGGGAAGCTTGCTGGGTTCGAACGCCTGATCACCCTTGATATGGGTGGCACCAGCGCCGACGTGGCGGTGATCAACCGCGAGGTTGAATTCTCGACCGAAAATCAGGTGGGAGACTTTCCGGTCATCATGACGGCGGTCGACATCTCGTCGATCGGCGCCGGCGGCGGATCGATTGCGTGGGTAGACTCGGCACAGGTGTTGAAAGTCGGCCCGCAGAGCGCTGGCTCCGAACCCGGACCAGCGTGCTACGGGCGGGGCGGGCAGCACCCTACCGTCACGGACGCGTACGTGACGCTCGGCTTGATCGATCCGTCGAGATTCCTTGGCGGGGAGATGCCGCTGCAGCCGGATCTCGCCCATCGTGCGCTGACCCGGTTGGGAGTCCAGTTGGAGCTCAGCCCGGTCAGTACGGCGGAGAGCATCCTCGAGGTGACGACGGCCAAGATGTACGCGCAGTTCTCCCCCCTGATGGCGCGAAAAGGGTTCGATCCGCGAGATTTCACCCTGTTGGCCCATGGCGGCGCGGGACCGACGCACATCTTCATGCTGGCGCGGGAACTCGGCGTGCGTCAGGTGATCATTCCGCCCAGCCCCGGGACGTTGTGTGCACTCGGCGGTGTGGTCGCCGACATCCGGAGCGATTTCGTGAAGACGGTCTATCGCAACACACATGAGACCACGGCCGACCAGTTGGAAGGGGAGTTTCTCGAACTCGAGAAACGCGCCAAGAGTTGGTTCCTCTCAGAGGTGCGCGGCGGCGAGCTGACAGCTCAACACTATCTCCTGCGCACGGCGGACATGCGTTATCTTGGCCAGGCGTTCGAGATCAACGTCGCGCTGCCCTCGAAAATCGGCGACCTGCGCGAGGTCCTCGAGGCGTTTCATGCCCGGTATCTCGCGATCTACGGGTATTCGGACGCCGATGCGACCGTTGAGCTGGTCAACATTCGTAGCACGGTGGTGGGCGTGGTACCCAAGCCTCGTCTGTCTTGGGACCGTCAATCGTATCGACCAGGGGGGCGCAAGGGATCGACCGCGTCGCGGGAGATCCAGTTCGATCACAAACCATGGGTGGCGCGGGTCTTCGATCGCAGCGACCTCGCACCGGACGCTTCGTTCGAAGGGCCGGCGATCGTCGAGCAGTACGATACGACCACGTTTGTGCCCCCGGGGTTCGTGGTCACCGCCGACCGCCACGGCAACTTGATCGGAACGAGCGTCTGA
- a CDS encoding hydantoinase B/oxoprolinase family protein: protein MARDGVFLEVFRNRVQAIIDETASVIFRTGYTVFVKETQDFGAVLFTPEGEVFAMPLKVAVALGVGMPCRAVVEAIENWQEGDVVVTNDPYSTKGMVTHLADIYLVKPIFAGGQLLCFVSTFIHFSDVGGKVPGSVTPACYDVYQEGLRLRPIKLVERGQLNQQLLDLILDNCRIPDQNWGDFRAMFAGLNTAERRVHELVDRYGLDAVSKGIGQVLDYAERRSRELIREIPDGTYEAWDYMESDGFSDRPIRIRLRMTVQGDELHLDFTGTDHQVRGAINMPSFNAPGHFMLSPTITRFFHTLDPGLPYNSGLVRPMRQQIPTGNLLNPEAGAACGVRAATMNRVLDVTLATLSQASPDKLPVAGAGQVCIVLLSTLDVKTGVRKVGVVQPITGGSGARPWKDGIDGNDFGGGFLRNIPSETIETEMPILVERYGLRPDSGGVGQYRGGCGNELRIRVFAPETILTARGQERSRFRPWGRLGGFPGSLGIAIVNQDTPGERRIHMIDELLLNSQDTVTFRSQGGGGFGSPLERRSDAVLSDVSAGLVSAEVARDNYGVIVVDGRVDEDATERLRASLRDEARFSVQAFNYGDERAAFEETWGDAAYSALIEAIAAYPVALRWILKQAVMKAVEEKGGERPRAVASDVRELTRALVQTFAGAGES from the coding sequence ATGGCCCGTGACGGGGTATTTCTCGAGGTGTTTCGCAATCGGGTGCAGGCCATCATCGACGAGACGGCGTCGGTGATTTTTCGGACAGGGTACACCGTCTTCGTCAAGGAAACCCAGGACTTCGGCGCCGTGCTCTTCACGCCTGAGGGTGAGGTCTTCGCCATGCCCTTGAAGGTCGCGGTCGCCTTGGGTGTCGGCATGCCGTGTCGGGCCGTGGTCGAGGCGATTGAGAATTGGCAAGAAGGCGATGTGGTGGTCACCAACGACCCATATTCGACTAAAGGCATGGTGACGCACCTGGCGGACATCTACTTGGTGAAACCCATTTTTGCCGGAGGACAACTCCTATGTTTCGTGTCGACCTTCATTCACTTTAGTGACGTGGGCGGCAAGGTGCCTGGGAGTGTGACGCCGGCGTGTTATGACGTCTACCAAGAAGGCCTGCGGCTTCGCCCGATCAAGTTGGTCGAGCGCGGCCAGCTGAACCAACAGCTGCTCGATCTGATTCTGGACAACTGCCGGATCCCGGACCAGAACTGGGGCGATTTCCGGGCGATGTTTGCCGGGCTGAACACGGCAGAGCGGCGTGTGCACGAGCTCGTCGACCGGTACGGACTAGACGCCGTGTCCAAAGGGATCGGGCAGGTCTTGGACTATGCGGAGCGGAGGAGTCGCGAGCTGATCCGTGAGATCCCCGACGGCACGTACGAAGCCTGGGACTACATGGAGAGCGACGGTTTTTCTGACCGGCCGATCCGCATTCGACTGCGGATGACCGTGCAGGGGGACGAGCTGCATCTTGATTTCACGGGGACCGATCACCAAGTGCGCGGTGCGATCAACATGCCGAGCTTCAACGCTCCGGGTCACTTTATGCTGAGCCCGACCATTACACGATTCTTCCACACCCTGGACCCCGGATTGCCGTACAATAGCGGGTTGGTCCGACCGATGCGTCAACAGATTCCGACGGGTAACCTGTTGAATCCCGAGGCAGGGGCAGCGTGCGGTGTGCGCGCGGCGACGATGAACCGCGTGCTCGATGTCACGCTCGCGACGTTGAGCCAGGCGTCCCCGGACAAGCTACCCGTCGCGGGCGCTGGGCAGGTTTGTATCGTGCTGCTTTCAACGCTTGACGTGAAAACCGGCGTCCGCAAGGTCGGTGTCGTACAGCCAATTACCGGTGGATCGGGGGCGCGCCCCTGGAAGGACGGCATCGACGGCAACGACTTTGGCGGGGGATTTCTTCGCAACATTCCCTCAGAGACGATCGAGACGGAGATGCCGATTCTTGTCGAGCGCTACGGGTTGCGACCAGATTCCGGGGGCGTGGGGCAGTACCGGGGCGGCTGCGGGAACGAGCTACGAATTCGCGTCTTTGCTCCCGAGACCATCCTGACCGCGCGCGGCCAGGAGCGAAGTCGGTTCCGACCGTGGGGGCGGCTGGGAGGGTTCCCGGGCTCGTTGGGCATCGCGATCGTAAACCAGGATACCCCGGGCGAGCGGCGGATTCACATGATTGACGAGCTGTTGTTAAATTCTCAGGATACGGTCACCTTCCGCTCGCAAGGCGGAGGAGGGTTCGGGAGCCCGCTTGAACGGCGCTCTGACGCCGTGCTGTCGGATGTGTCAGCTGGCCTCGTGTCCGCAGAGGTAGCCCGAGACAACTACGGCGTCATCGTGGTCGACGGCCGGGTCGACGAGGACGCGACCGAGCGGTTGCGGGCCTCGCTCCGGGACGAGGCGCGGTTTAGCGTGCAAGCCTTCAACTATGGGGACGAACGGGCGGCGTTCGAAGAAACGTGGGGCGATGCGGCCTACTCCGCGTTGATCGAAGCGATCGCGGCGTACCCGGTGGCGTTGCGGTGGATTCTCAAGCAGGCGGTCATGAAGGCCGTGGAGGAGAAGGGCGGCGAACGGCCACGGGCTGTGGCGAGCGACGTTCGCGAGCTCACCCGAGCGTTGGTGCAAACGTTCGCGGGTGCCGGCGAATCATGA
- a CDS encoding hydantoinase B/oxoprolinase family protein, with protein sequence MGTDRVFLEVLKHRVQSIAEEMASVVARTGYTVFVKETQDFATALASCAGEVFAAPVNIGTTLGIGRPVHRAVSAVDDLEPGDIIITNDPYSTNGMSTHLTDIFLIRPIFVDGRCLCHALAFIHSSDVGGKVPGSISPTSYDIFQEGLRIPPLKLFRAGALNKDIVSLLLRNCRIPDQNWGDLRALLAALQIAQERVAELVGRYGSAALENGISDLLDYAEAQARELIRAIPDGVYESWDYLEADTGRQEMIRIRARMEVKEDRIEVDFSGTAHQVRAAFNLPTCGEKRHYQLVNSFVRFFRTLRPDIPFNSGLVRPICCHAPVGSLLNPVEPAATGVRAATMCRVLDVTMATLAQAAPDMIPSAGAGQGCIVLLMTPDAAAGKIKVGVVQPLVGGSGARPTKDGIDGIDFHNGFTVNIPTEVLETDMPVLVERYGLRPGSGGAGRYRGGCGSELFVRIFTPDTVMTARGMERQLFRPWGRLGGRPGTLFEVALRRAGGEPVQLGKIDELLLQPGDVVEFMTPGGGGYGDPLERDPARVLFDVEAELVSERAALADYGVVMHDGRVDGHATQLERAARVRHVDEFDIGEERETYERRWPDKLQTLIIQSLAQYPVPMRGFLRAQLVERLHSREGGGVDSRAQVDEVLHDLVRSTELRFSP encoded by the coding sequence ATGGGTACCGATCGGGTCTTCCTCGAGGTGCTCAAGCACCGCGTCCAATCCATCGCCGAAGAGATGGCGTCGGTCGTGGCCCGGACGGGCTATACGGTCTTTGTGAAGGAGACCCAGGACTTTGCGACGGCCCTCGCGAGTTGCGCCGGCGAGGTATTCGCGGCTCCGGTCAACATCGGCACCACGCTCGGCATCGGTCGCCCGGTGCACCGTGCCGTGTCCGCCGTCGATGATCTCGAACCGGGCGACATCATCATCACCAACGATCCGTATTCGACGAACGGCATGTCCACACACCTAACGGACATCTTTCTGATCAGGCCGATTTTCGTGGACGGGCGGTGTCTGTGCCACGCACTTGCGTTCATCCACTCATCCGATGTGGGCGGTAAGGTTCCCGGGAGCATCTCCCCCACGAGCTATGACATTTTTCAAGAGGGCCTGCGGATTCCGCCCCTCAAGCTGTTTCGGGCAGGCGCATTGAACAAGGACATCGTGTCGCTGCTGCTCCGTAACTGCCGGATCCCGGATCAAAACTGGGGAGACCTCAGGGCCCTGCTGGCGGCGTTGCAGATCGCGCAGGAACGCGTCGCAGAACTGGTGGGACGATACGGGTCAGCGGCCCTGGAGAACGGGATTTCAGACCTACTCGATTACGCCGAAGCGCAGGCACGCGAGCTCATCCGCGCCATTCCGGACGGAGTCTACGAGTCGTGGGACTACCTTGAGGCGGATACCGGGCGCCAAGAGATGATTCGCATTCGCGCCCGCATGGAGGTCAAGGAGGATCGGATCGAGGTCGACTTCAGCGGGACCGCTCATCAGGTACGGGCGGCGTTCAACCTCCCCACCTGCGGGGAGAAGCGCCATTACCAGCTGGTGAACTCGTTCGTGCGGTTCTTTCGCACGCTGCGTCCGGACATTCCCTTCAATAGCGGCTTGGTACGTCCGATATGCTGCCACGCGCCGGTCGGCAGCCTGCTGAATCCCGTGGAGCCCGCGGCAACCGGCGTCCGCGCTGCGACGATGTGCAGGGTCTTGGATGTCACGATGGCCACGTTGGCGCAGGCCGCGCCGGACATGATCCCATCGGCGGGCGCCGGTCAGGGCTGTATCGTGCTCCTCATGACGCCGGATGCCGCCGCCGGAAAGATCAAGGTTGGCGTCGTTCAGCCGCTCGTGGGTGGTTCGGGGGCGCGGCCGACGAAAGACGGCATTGACGGAATCGACTTTCACAACGGGTTCACTGTGAACATCCCCACCGAGGTCCTCGAGACCGATATGCCTGTGCTGGTCGAGCGCTACGGCCTTCGGCCGGGGTCCGGCGGCGCGGGGCGGTATCGCGGTGGCTGCGGATCCGAACTGTTCGTCCGCATCTTCACCCCGGACACGGTGATGACGGCGCGGGGAATGGAGCGACAGCTGTTCCGGCCCTGGGGGCGTCTTGGCGGAAGACCGGGCACACTGTTCGAAGTCGCGCTCCGGCGAGCGGGCGGCGAGCCAGTCCAACTAGGAAAGATTGACGAGCTCCTCCTGCAACCCGGCGACGTGGTCGAGTTTATGACGCCGGGCGGCGGCGGATACGGCGACCCACTCGAGCGCGATCCCGCGCGGGTGCTGTTTGACGTGGAGGCCGAACTCGTGTCCGAGCGGGCGGCACTTGCAGACTATGGCGTGGTGATGCACGACGGGCGTGTCGATGGTCACGCGACGCAGCTCGAGCGGGCCGCGCGGGTGCGGCACGTCGACGAGTTCGACATTGGCGAGGAACGCGAGACATACGAGCGGCGGTGGCCGGACAAGCTCCAGACGCTCATCATCCAATCGCTCGCACAGTATCCGGTTCCCATGCGTGGGTTTCTGCGTGCCCAGCTTGTCGAGCGCCTGCACAGTCGCGAAGGTGGGGGCGTCGACAGCCGCGCTCAAGTGGACGAGGTGCTGCACGACTTGGTGCGTTCGACCGAGCTCAGGTTCTCTCCGTGA